A portion of the Paenibacillus marchantiae genome contains these proteins:
- a CDS encoding ParA family protein: MSTITFWSPFAGTGSTSSALIGAYAMALQYRTRILLVNTGPVGSSTEAALPPKEIEDTGSVFTFEEGGWDAVERLHISGSLNKHNLRDYTKPLLNDRLDLLTGRINRLERSTEEHMETLKRLLHVANEYYDLVLLDADRAGTCDQVLLDQADYVVVNLNQNMRDLEYFFEKIRPESMSDQKLHIVLNKYDPHSRATITNIRRRFRYKGSISVLPYTTGFLDAFNRRDAAEYLQLEGLSNNKDIRKGSFAASMAELARLIMDGAGMRTVLKRLERGA, translated from the coding sequence ATGAGCACCATTACGTTTTGGAGTCCTTTTGCAGGAACAGGCAGCACCTCAAGTGCGTTGATCGGCGCCTATGCGATGGCCCTTCAATATAGGACAAGAATTTTGCTTGTAAATACAGGTCCAGTCGGGAGCAGCACAGAAGCTGCCCTTCCACCTAAAGAAATAGAGGACACGGGATCCGTATTTACATTCGAGGAGGGGGGATGGGATGCTGTGGAACGGCTGCATATCAGCGGGAGTCTGAACAAGCATAATTTGAGGGATTATACCAAGCCGCTCCTCAATGACCGTCTGGATTTGTTGACTGGCAGAATTAATCGATTGGAACGTTCAACAGAAGAGCATATGGAGACATTAAAAAGGCTGCTGCACGTAGCCAATGAATATTATGATCTGGTTCTTCTCGATGCAGATCGCGCAGGCACTTGTGACCAGGTTCTGCTGGATCAAGCGGACTATGTTGTGGTGAACCTGAATCAAAATATGAGGGATCTGGAGTATTTTTTTGAAAAAATCAGACCCGAGAGCATGAGTGATCAGAAACTGCACATCGTGCTGAATAAGTATGATCCTCATTCACGCGCAACCATCACCAATATTCGTCGGCGTTTTCGATACAAAGGCTCGATATCAGTGTTGCCTTATACCACCGGATTTCTGGATGCCTTCAATCGTCGTGATGCGGCTGAGTACTTGCAATTGGAAGGTCTGAGCAACAATAAAGATATTCGTAAAGGGAGCTTTGCCGCAAGTATGGCTGAACTCGCTCGTCTTATTATGGATGGGGCAGGGATGCGTACCGTACTAAAAAGGCTGGAAAGGGGAGCCTGA
- a CDS encoding SAF domain-containing protein, which produces MSKLRKQSRQLIYAGLTGAGAIGLLFGAYVIYNVKTMSDTRSEVEARYSSAYEQKEAELMQQWNSGAQGWVTIRDVEAGESILPEDIKLIAVPDAQAPRNLWSSSKQMDGQVAKIELKKGTAITTEMVYEDTPAPPDLRNRELQVVLLPSSLAKGDIIDIRIQFPTGQDYILLSKKKVQRLNAATLWITMTEEEILSLSSAIVDAYLHKASIYALTYVEPQFQTPAIPTYPANNEVLKLLESDPNLVRRAEVELARQVRSSLESSLAASISAPSQGVEQDVAQSSVSYNSRPGANNSSSTDGVIWNDGSGSGGTTGTGSNDSAASASSADEQKSLLTGGE; this is translated from the coding sequence TTGTCTAAATTAAGAAAACAAAGCCGCCAACTGATTTACGCTGGATTGACGGGAGCAGGAGCAATCGGTTTGTTGTTTGGGGCATATGTCATTTACAATGTCAAAACCATGAGTGATACGAGGTCTGAAGTGGAGGCCCGATACTCATCAGCCTACGAACAAAAAGAAGCTGAATTGATGCAACAATGGAACTCGGGGGCACAGGGATGGGTGACAATACGGGATGTTGAAGCAGGAGAGTCGATATTGCCCGAGGATATCAAACTCATAGCCGTTCCGGATGCACAGGCACCAAGGAATCTTTGGTCCAGCTCCAAGCAGATGGATGGTCAAGTGGCGAAAATAGAATTAAAAAAGGGAACAGCCATTACAACTGAAATGGTGTATGAAGATACCCCGGCACCGCCGGATCTAAGGAATCGTGAACTACAGGTTGTGTTATTACCTTCTTCACTTGCTAAGGGAGACATCATTGATATTCGTATTCAGTTTCCAACGGGTCAAGACTACATTCTCCTGTCCAAAAAGAAAGTCCAAAGATTAAATGCAGCTACACTATGGATTACGATGACGGAGGAGGAGATCCTATCCCTTTCAAGTGCAATTGTAGATGCCTATTTACATAAAGCTTCAATCTATGCCTTAACCTATGTAGAACCACAGTTCCAGACACCAGCGATCCCGACATACCCTGCTAACAATGAAGTGTTAAAACTGCTGGAGAGTGATCCTAATCTTGTACGTCGGGCTGAAGTGGAGTTAGCGCGGCAAGTACGGAGTTCGTTAGAAAGCTCACTCGCCGCATCCATCTCAGCGCCCTCCCAAGGTGTGGAGCAGGACGTTGCACAGTCCTCCGTTTCATACAATAGTCGCCCTGGAGCGAATAACTCTTCATCTACTGATGGGGTCATCTGGAATGATGGTTCTGGTAGCGGCGGAACGACGGGTACAGGGAGCAATGATTCTGCAGCATCTGCTTCAAGTGCGGATGAGCAGAAAAGCTTGCTGACGGGCGGGGAGTAA
- a CDS encoding serine/threonine protein kinase produces MRHPARLERGSLLGGRYRIVSILGSGGMSHVYEAEDLKLPGKTWAIKESVTAMPYEGSMESEAALLTSLRHPRLPQIVDFFVPDELGYTYLVMEYIEGLTLSDYFKQCRGKIPLEHMTEFVLQLLDVLSYLHSLDPPVIYRDLKPSNIMITPEHEVRLIDFGIARSYKAQRVDDTVKLGTAGFAAPEQYGSGQTDARSDLYGLGALLLYLMTCGTYTEWIQGVESSIRSDVPRTYIPVARRLLRLNPNERFQSADEVRKELLRRPGIAAGGSETTVTISGGTRVIALTGASSGVGVTHTAIAISHYLERQNFKVAIIEMSPRSQSFARIQQVAHAGKPVPASRQFAVDGVHYWKQSGRADILSLLGGSYQFIVMDLGSGQDQNRLEEFLRADLPIVIGSGAEWRQAEIGSFVRSHNRYPRDKWIYCLPLAAADAVQRMRKTLDTSSVYGLPLHIDPFDREPQMDKVFAHILTHMMGQLPKKRSFFARKRVHD; encoded by the coding sequence ATGAGACATCCGGCTAGGCTCGAGCGTGGAAGCCTGCTGGGGGGAAGGTACCGTATTGTGTCCATTCTCGGTTCGGGTGGAATGAGTCATGTATATGAAGCAGAGGATTTGAAGTTGCCAGGCAAAACCTGGGCGATCAAAGAAAGCGTGACGGCGATGCCATACGAAGGCAGTATGGAGTCAGAAGCTGCTCTTCTTACATCTCTGAGGCATCCCAGATTACCGCAAATCGTAGATTTTTTTGTACCGGATGAGCTGGGGTATACCTATCTTGTTATGGAGTACATTGAGGGATTGACACTTAGTGACTATTTCAAGCAATGTCGGGGGAAGATTCCGCTTGAACATATGACCGAGTTTGTGCTTCAGCTGCTGGATGTATTAAGTTATTTGCACAGTCTGGACCCACCTGTCATCTATCGGGATTTGAAACCATCCAACATTATGATTACACCGGAACATGAAGTGAGACTGATTGATTTTGGGATAGCGCGGAGCTATAAAGCACAAAGAGTCGATGATACGGTTAAATTGGGAACGGCCGGCTTCGCTGCACCAGAACAATATGGTTCAGGACAGACTGATGCGCGTTCTGACCTGTACGGGCTTGGAGCATTGTTGCTCTATCTCATGACTTGTGGAACTTATACGGAATGGATTCAGGGAGTTGAGAGCTCCATTCGCAGTGATGTTCCACGTACCTATATTCCTGTTGCGAGAAGGTTGTTGCGACTGAATCCGAATGAGCGCTTTCAATCGGCTGATGAAGTTCGTAAGGAGCTGCTGCGCAGACCGGGAATAGCGGCTGGTGGTTCAGAAACGACGGTGACGATAAGCGGAGGGACAAGAGTGATCGCTTTGACGGGGGCATCATCCGGAGTTGGGGTTACGCATACGGCCATAGCCATCAGTCACTATCTGGAGCGGCAGAACTTCAAAGTGGCCATAATCGAGATGTCGCCACGTTCCCAATCGTTTGCACGGATTCAACAAGTGGCGCATGCAGGTAAACCCGTGCCAGCAAGCAGACAGTTTGCTGTGGATGGTGTACATTACTGGAAACAATCGGGACGTGCAGACATCCTGTCTTTATTGGGAGGCAGCTATCAGTTCATTGTGATGGATCTGGGCAGTGGTCAGGATCAGAACCGGCTTGAAGAGTTTCTCAGAGCTGACTTACCCATTGTTATAGGTTCCGGTGCCGAATGGAGACAAGCTGAGATTGGATCTTTTGTCCGTTCACACAACCGGTACCCAAGAGACAAATGGATCTACTGCTTGCCACTCGCAGCAGCTGACGCCGTTCAGCGCATGCGCAAAACGTTGGACACTTCCAGTGTCTACGGTCTGCCTTTACATATCGATCCCTTTGATCGGGAACCGCAGATGGATAAGGTTTTTGCTCATATTTTGACTCATATGATGGGGCAGCTTCCCAAGAAACGTTCATTCTTTGCAAGAAAAAGAGTACATGATTAG
- a CDS encoding SAM-dependent methyltransferase has translation MSTQSSWGEGDFSRFICTANHGFAPYAQEELRRTFGAVKSTVLVPGEILLAGLPIAEEEVAIKLLEESPTFLRHIQPVQFQENTEDSAQAMEKLISFVLNHTELTGTKVTLQVRKTEGAFWQENAASLKQLLTEKLDDLGCEWVVRDADHVISVFVTDDMLYAGVSRPDQNLSDWSGGAVRFQKEEGQISRAKFKLLEAEQTFGIDFTSFHKALDIGAAPGGWTSFLLERGLEVTAVDPAKMDATLLESPKLTFLKKNAGDVRFREGEFDLLVCDMSWSPKLMSRLISDLLYSLQSGGTAVVTVKLLHKKPLALIKEVIDTFERSRMQIQRSKQLFHNREEITLYMIKY, from the coding sequence TTGAGTACACAGTCATCTTGGGGTGAAGGAGACTTCTCCCGTTTTATTTGCACAGCCAATCATGGTTTTGCGCCCTATGCTCAGGAGGAATTGCGCCGTACGTTCGGGGCAGTAAAGAGCACGGTACTCGTACCAGGTGAGATTCTGCTTGCCGGTCTTCCGATTGCGGAAGAAGAGGTAGCGATCAAGCTTTTGGAAGAAAGCCCGACGTTTTTACGTCATATTCAACCTGTTCAATTTCAGGAAAATACGGAAGATTCAGCGCAAGCAATGGAAAAATTGATTTCATTTGTGTTGAACCATACGGAGTTAACAGGCACTAAAGTTACATTACAAGTTCGTAAAACCGAAGGTGCCTTCTGGCAGGAGAACGCTGCTTCTTTGAAACAGCTATTGACTGAGAAGCTGGATGATCTTGGGTGTGAGTGGGTTGTTCGTGATGCGGATCATGTTATATCTGTCTTCGTAACAGATGACATGTTATATGCCGGTGTATCCAGACCTGATCAAAATCTGTCGGACTGGAGTGGCGGAGCAGTTCGTTTTCAGAAGGAAGAGGGGCAAATCTCCCGCGCCAAATTCAAATTGCTTGAAGCGGAGCAGACATTTGGCATCGACTTTACTTCTTTTCACAAAGCATTGGACATCGGTGCTGCACCAGGTGGATGGACCTCTTTCCTGCTTGAGCGCGGGCTTGAAGTTACAGCTGTTGATCCGGCCAAGATGGATGCGACCCTGCTGGAATCGCCCAAACTGACCTTTTTGAAAAAAAATGCCGGTGATGTACGTTTCCGCGAAGGGGAATTTGATCTGCTCGTATGTGATATGAGCTGGAGCCCCAAGCTGATGAGCCGTCTTATATCGGATCTGTTATACAGTCTTCAATCAGGGGGAACAGCAGTTGTAACGGTGAAGTTATTGCATAAGAAGCCGCTCGCTTTGATTAAAGAAGTCATCGATACATTTGAGCGCTCCCGGATGCAGATTCAGCGTTCCAAACAGTTGTTTCACAACCGTGAAGAAATTACGCTATATATGATTAAGTATTAA
- a CDS encoding ABC transporter ATP-binding protein yields the protein MSVISMEHVSLRREDNQILDDVDLHVKEGEHWVILGRNGSGKTTLLEMMNGYMFPSQGRIEVLGNLYGQCDVREVRKEIGYISQTLIEKLTPRDPVWEIVATGAYAFLRFYQTIPDDVKAKALNLLDEMGFAKLANHSLGTLSQGERKKVMLARSLMADPKLLIMDEPCAGLDLYEREKMLAEIDRLRKRNITVVYVTHHVEEIVPLFTHVALIRDGRIAAAGPKHEVLTQDTIKHTYDVPVDIQWDDGRPWIRVRSGG from the coding sequence ATGAGTGTAATCTCGATGGAGCATGTCTCTCTTAGAAGGGAAGACAATCAGATTCTGGATGACGTTGATCTGCATGTTAAAGAAGGCGAGCATTGGGTGATTCTTGGGCGTAATGGTTCAGGTAAAACAACGCTGCTGGAAATGATGAATGGATATATGTTTCCAAGTCAGGGGCGCATTGAAGTATTGGGCAATCTGTATGGTCAATGTGATGTGCGGGAGGTTCGGAAAGAAATTGGTTATATCAGTCAGACATTGATTGAGAAACTGACACCTCGAGATCCGGTGTGGGAAATTGTCGCAACAGGAGCTTATGCTTTTTTGCGTTTCTATCAAACGATCCCGGATGATGTGAAGGCCAAAGCATTGAACCTGCTTGATGAAATGGGCTTTGCAAAACTGGCTAATCATTCGCTCGGCACCCTTTCTCAAGGAGAACGCAAAAAAGTGATGCTGGCTCGTTCATTGATGGCAGATCCCAAATTGCTGATTATGGACGAGCCTTGTGCCGGACTCGATCTGTATGAACGCGAGAAAATGTTGGCCGAAATTGATCGACTGCGTAAGCGAAATATCACTGTCGTTTATGTGACTCATCACGTCGAAGAGATCGTACCTTTGTTCACACACGTGGCCTTGATCCGCGATGGACGTATTGCTGCGGCAGGGCCCAAACATGAAGTTTTAACACAAGATACAATTAAGCATACGTACGATGTTCCGGTTGATATCCAGTGGGATGATGGACGTCCCTGGATTCGCGTACGTTCTGGAGGGTAA
- a CDS encoding thioredoxin family protein, with product MKPITTKMLMRGVWEGMPQAVFIYTPLCGTCAAARRMLEIAEHLLPEGILTEMNIHDIPELVQQFQISSVPAVMLFDGEHDVPRMVYRMNSVEHLLGEIRKAVLK from the coding sequence ATGAAGCCGATTACGACCAAAATGTTAATGCGTGGTGTATGGGAAGGCATGCCTCAGGCTGTATTTATCTATACCCCGCTATGCGGAACTTGTGCAGCAGCGCGTCGAATGCTTGAGATCGCCGAACATTTGCTGCCCGAAGGGATTTTGACCGAGATGAATATTCACGATATCCCGGAACTTGTACAGCAGTTTCAGATTTCGAGCGTGCCTGCGGTTATGCTGTTTGATGGAGAACATGATGTGCCCAGAATGGTTTATCGGATGAACTCTGTCGAGCATCTGTTAGGGGAAATCCGAAAGGCGGTGCTAAAATGA
- a CDS encoding cyclic-phosphate processing receiver domain-containing protein has product MHVFLDDYRACPKGFVLATNAEECLMLLREGDVDILSLDFELGPDSPNGGEVAASIVREGLFPRQIYLHTSSMYGKRQMYELLYSNKPDSVTVHNGPMSGEVMLRVAAGEES; this is encoded by the coding sequence ATGCATGTTTTTTTGGATGATTACCGGGCATGTCCGAAAGGGTTTGTTCTGGCTACCAATGCAGAAGAATGCCTGATGCTGCTTAGAGAAGGTGACGTGGACATTCTATCCCTGGATTTTGAACTGGGTCCAGATTCACCGAATGGCGGAGAAGTTGCTGCTTCGATCGTCCGGGAAGGTTTGTTTCCACGCCAGATCTATTTGCACACGTCCAGCATGTATGGCAAACGTCAGATGTACGAATTGTTGTACAGCAATAAACCAGACTCTGTTACCGTCCATAATGGTCCGATGTCGGGCGAGGTTATGCTGCGAGTTGCTGCGGGAGAAGAAAGCTGA
- a CDS encoding deoxyribonuclease IV: MRLKSGIGAHVSTRGGFLQAAKRAYEMGATAFQYFPKNPRSLGLKELDLKDAEQCRDWCEKQGISSIAHSPYPTNPALGKTRGEAGFHATIASIQNDLHIADACGSVGTVVHFGHLKSNEPLEGYQNLISCLDAALADWDGQAKVLLENQAGDHGPMGTTMEELIQIRKLSRYPEHIAFCFDTCHAFASGMWTSGNEASMLEKGRLLGYWDALAAVHFNDSKYPSGSCKDRHARIGQGYIGKKAMQELLCAPEFQQAVVVLETESGEDGTHRGDIELMRSWL, encoded by the coding sequence ATGAGGCTTAAAAGTGGAATCGGGGCACATGTCAGCACCAGAGGTGGATTTCTTCAGGCAGCCAAGCGAGCATATGAGATGGGGGCTACGGCATTTCAATATTTTCCGAAGAACCCGCGGAGCCTTGGCTTGAAAGAACTGGACCTCAAAGATGCTGAACAGTGTCGGGATTGGTGTGAGAAGCAGGGGATATCTTCCATTGCCCACTCACCCTATCCCACGAATCCAGCTTTGGGCAAAACCCGAGGAGAGGCGGGTTTTCATGCAACCATCGCATCGATACAAAATGATCTGCATATTGCAGATGCCTGCGGTTCAGTAGGGACTGTAGTCCATTTTGGACATCTCAAGAGCAATGAACCACTTGAAGGATATCAGAATCTCATATCCTGTCTGGATGCCGCTTTAGCAGATTGGGATGGACAGGCTAAGGTTCTGCTTGAAAATCAGGCTGGGGATCATGGTCCCATGGGTACGACGATGGAAGAGTTGATACAGATTCGTAAGCTAAGCCGGTATCCTGAACATATTGCTTTTTGTTTTGACACGTGTCATGCTTTTGCTTCAGGCATGTGGACGTCAGGCAATGAGGCATCCATGCTGGAGAAAGGCAGACTGCTGGGATACTGGGATGCTCTTGCGGCTGTTCACTTTAATGATTCGAAATATCCTTCCGGTTCATGCAAGGACAGACATGCACGGATTGGACAGGGTTATATAGGGAAAAAAGCCATGCAGGAACTGTTATGTGCGCCTGAATTTCAGCAAGCGGTAGTTGTCCTGGAAACAGAATCAGGCGAAGATGGAACACACCGTGGTGACATTGAACTCATGCGTTCCTGGCTTTAA
- a CDS encoding Fpg/Nei family DNA glycosylase, translated as MPELPEMENYRTLLSEKILDLPITGVVVNREKSINTDPDVFTRELTGNRIIFVERRAKHLIFHLANGKRLVLHLMLGGMIFWGTEAERPDRSTQVEIQFGEYTLFFIGLRLGYLHLLTSKETEEAMSDLGPEPLDRRMNAERFAALLKGRRGTLKTTLVNQHIIAGIGNCYSDEIAFAAGLRPSSKTQNIAASSELTARLYHSVQSVLREAASEGGYMEMPLMQGDTKTGSFDEQCRVYDREGETCPRCGGTIARVEITGKKAFFCPDCQHEA; from the coding sequence ATGCCGGAATTGCCGGAAATGGAAAACTACCGGACCTTGCTGTCCGAGAAAATACTCGATTTGCCGATTACAGGTGTGGTGGTTAACCGTGAAAAGTCGATTAATACTGATCCTGATGTGTTCACCCGTGAACTGACAGGCAATCGTATCATATTTGTAGAGCGCCGGGCCAAACATTTGATTTTTCATCTGGCTAATGGTAAGCGGCTTGTGCTGCACCTTATGCTGGGCGGAATGATTTTCTGGGGTACAGAAGCTGAACGCCCTGATCGTTCCACTCAAGTGGAAATTCAGTTTGGAGAATATACTTTATTCTTTATCGGGCTCCGTTTAGGATATCTGCATCTGCTTACTTCCAAAGAGACGGAAGAGGCCATGTCTGACCTTGGACCTGAACCTCTTGATCGGCGCATGAATGCAGAACGTTTTGCTGCCCTGTTGAAAGGACGCCGGGGTACACTCAAAACTACACTGGTTAATCAACACATTATTGCTGGAATCGGAAATTGTTATTCGGATGAGATTGCATTTGCAGCAGGCCTGAGACCAAGCTCCAAGACGCAAAATATTGCTGCTTCGTCTGAACTCACAGCACGTTTGTACCATTCTGTGCAATCCGTGTTGCGGGAAGCTGCCTCGGAAGGCGGTTATATGGAAATGCCGTTGATGCAGGGAGATACCAAGACGGGAAGTTTTGACGAGCAGTGCCGAGTGTATGATCGTGAAGGGGAAACTTGTCCTCGTTGTGGGGGAACGATAGCTCGCGTGGAAATTACGGGCAAGAAGGCTTTCTTCTGTCCGGATTGCCAGCATGAGGCTTAA
- a CDS encoding TIGR01457 family HAD-type hydrolase, which translates to MIKAYLIDLDGTLYHGRHRIEGADKLIQTLNEQGTPYLFVTNNSSRTPQGVADHLNGMGIPADASQVCTSAVAAAEYVAQESPGAKVACIGEEGLLQAIEAAGLTLTDDEPDYVIQGIDREFSYHKLTKALRWINDGSKSVMTNPDLQLPSDDGLTPGAGTIGAAIEAATGVHPTVIGKPSSIIMKSAISRLNLKSDEVAVIGDNMRTDIAAGAAAGCETLLVLTGITTRDNMDSHIQATKVRPDHVFEDLHKLIEWLSQTTSQASKKG; encoded by the coding sequence ATGATTAAGGCCTATCTGATCGACCTGGATGGTACGCTCTATCATGGCAGACATCGTATCGAAGGAGCCGATAAGCTTATTCAGACATTGAATGAACAAGGCACGCCTTATTTATTTGTGACTAATAATTCTTCTCGTACACCACAAGGTGTGGCAGATCATCTGAACGGGATGGGTATCCCCGCTGATGCATCTCAGGTATGTACTTCTGCGGTGGCGGCTGCGGAATACGTGGCACAAGAGTCTCCGGGTGCGAAAGTGGCTTGTATCGGAGAAGAAGGGCTTTTGCAAGCGATAGAAGCTGCAGGGCTTACACTAACAGATGATGAACCTGATTACGTTATACAAGGAATTGATCGTGAATTTTCCTATCATAAATTGACCAAAGCGCTTCGCTGGATCAATGACGGTTCTAAATCTGTCATGACCAATCCTGATTTGCAGCTACCTTCTGATGATGGGCTTACGCCGGGAGCGGGGACGATTGGGGCAGCGATAGAAGCAGCAACCGGAGTTCATCCTACCGTCATTGGCAAACCGTCAAGTATTATTATGAAGTCGGCTATTAGCCGATTGAACTTAAAGTCTGATGAAGTTGCTGTAATCGGAGACAATATGCGTACAGATATTGCGGCAGGAGCAGCTGCGGGTTGCGAGACCCTGCTGGTTCTTACTGGAATAACGACACGGGACAATATGGATAGCCACATCCAGGCGACCAAGGTTCGTCCTGATCATGTGTTTGAAGATTTGCATAAACTGATTGAGTGGCTGTCGCAGACGACAAGCCAAGCATCCAAGAAGGGGTAG
- the rnz gene encoding ribonuclease Z yields MELYFLGTNAGVPTLQRNVTSIGLRMLDERRALWLFDCGEGTQHQILSSPLKLSKLEKIFITHLHGDHVFGLPGLLSSRAYQGGTTPLTVYGPPGTERMIMTTMELSQSRLNYDLSIVEHTGGVLFEDESFIVESALLEHRIDSYGYRITEKDRPGSLDPAKLAEYGLKPGPLFGRLKRGETITLDNGDFLRPEDVLGAPKRGMVITILGDTRPCDNVQPLALNADVLVHEATFLHDLADTAHEYYHSTSKQAAEAARAADAGQLIMTHFSSRYKDEDQLQPLLEEAQSIFPNTKLAIEHELIPVVHRKSES; encoded by the coding sequence ATGGAACTATATTTCCTGGGAACTAACGCTGGTGTACCTACGCTTCAGCGGAATGTAACTTCCATAGGGCTGCGCATGTTGGATGAGCGCAGAGCATTGTGGTTGTTTGACTGTGGGGAAGGAACCCAGCATCAGATTTTAAGTTCTCCGCTTAAATTGAGCAAATTGGAGAAAATATTTATCACCCATTTACATGGAGATCATGTATTTGGACTTCCAGGTCTGCTCTCCAGCAGAGCATATCAGGGTGGCACTACACCGTTAACGGTGTATGGTCCGCCAGGAACTGAACGAATGATCATGACAACTATGGAGCTGAGCCAGTCACGTCTAAACTATGATCTAAGCATTGTAGAACATACAGGCGGAGTGCTTTTCGAAGATGAGAGCTTCATTGTGGAATCTGCGTTGCTGGAACATCGTATCGACAGTTACGGGTATCGGATTACCGAAAAGGATCGTCCAGGCAGCTTGGACCCTGCAAAACTGGCTGAGTATGGCTTGAAGCCGGGGCCGCTATTTGGTCGCTTGAAGCGGGGAGAAACGATTACCCTCGACAACGGGGACTTCCTTCGCCCAGAAGATGTGTTGGGTGCACCCAAGCGAGGGATGGTCATTACCATCTTGGGAGATACGCGCCCATGTGACAATGTACAGCCACTTGCACTAAATGCGGATGTTCTTGTACACGAAGCCACGTTTCTGCATGATTTGGCTGATACGGCTCATGAGTACTATCATAGTACTTCGAAGCAAGCGGCTGAGGCGGCGAGAGCGGCAGATGCAGGACAGCTGATCATGACCCATTTTAGCTCTCGCTACAAAGATGAGGATCAGTTGCAGCCACTTCTGGAAGAAGCACAGTCGATATTCCCAAATACGAAACTTGCGATTGAACACGAGCTGATTCCAGTTGTTCACCGTAAGAGCGAATCCTAA